A single Anopheles arabiensis isolate DONGOLA chromosome 2, AaraD3, whole genome shotgun sequence DNA region contains:
- the LOC120894879 gene encoding sialidase: MKSTENMGNIFLLLFGLHLVYLDGANASWGSPDSNQYHIQTDEGPERYFRYQTDNGQFRKEKRLQDGTVIGTDAWIDASGYLRQNDYIADHKGYRILKSKTVYVGQNRPIQDAIKVAKNKPADSGVLVPSDPSYEPPAPPASPPVQPPQHRSQPAIQSIAIIPSTPAPISVHSTPSLNGVFIRPHSQPLGPGYRSSLQPGSSSSSPHRHYPSSVSSRPPSLDIYVPSTTYTPLIGNELSSTPIAVYAPSSTPSPLRDGSEAHLPPLVIYNGNPSVAVDPSGYIAATTFTPPHRRRRPINPSERRRRPSSEPILITSSRPYIESTTRATVNLKPLVQLDSGSSNLLDPASIGFNRDLIDPPAHQPYDDHHVRRYYDESGQELPVRRAGESHPYDGVSVTNDGFRYYLPRQYHEERNSASDTRDGSFGYIDPFGIRRVVYYNTGPNKGFVHRKNNRFVGFDATPYDPRPVV; the protein is encoded by the exons ATGAAGTCGACCGAAAATATGGGCAACATTTTCCTGCTTCTGTTTGGATTGCATCTG GTTTACCTGGACGGGGCGAACGCCTCCTGGGGCTCGCCAGACAGCAACCAGTACCACATACAGACGGATGAAGGCCCCGAGCGGTACTTCCGGTACCAGACGGACAATGGTCAGTTTCGGAAGGAAAAGCGTCTGCAAGATGGCACGGTGATCG GAACGGACGCATGGATTGATGCTTCCGGCTATCTGCGCCAGAACGACTACATCGCAGATCACAAGGGCTATCGGATCTTGAAGTCCAAGACGGTGTACGTGGGCCAGAATCGACCGATACAG GACGCTATTAAGGTGGCCAAAAATAAACCGGCCGATTCGGGCGTCTTGGTACCGTCGGATCCTTCCTACGAGCCGCCAGCCCCACCAGCATCCCCTCCTGTACAACCGCCCCAGCACCGCAGCCAACCCGCCATCCAATCGATCGCCATCATCCCCTCAACTCCAGCTCCAATTTCCGTCCATTCGACTCCTTCGCTTAATGGTGTCTTCATCCGACCACACTCCCAACCACTCGGTCCCGGATACCGTTCGTCACTTCAACCTGgatcctcctcttcctctccaCACCGCCACTACCCATCATCCGTATCGTCCCGACCACCTTCCCTTGACATCTACGTCCCCTCGACAACGTACACTCCGCTGATCGGCAACGAGCTCTCCTCCACACCGATCGCTGTCTACGCTCCCTCCTCAACTCCATCGCCGCTTCGGGACGGTTCCGAAGCTCACCTTCCACCGCTCGTCATCTACAACGGAAATCCCTCGGTAGCGGTCGACCCAAGCGGGTACATTGCGGCCACCACCTTCACGCCACCGCATCGACGCCGAAGACCCATTAACCCCTCGGAACGACGCCGTCGTCCATCGAGTGAACCGATCCTAATCACCTCCTCCCGCCCGTACATCGAGAGCACGACCCGCGCCACAGTGAACCTAAAACCGCTCGTACAGCTCGATTccggcagctcgaatctgctcgacCCGGCATCGATCGGCTTTAACCGGGATCTGATCGATCCGCCGGCCCACCAACCGTACGACGACCATCACGTCCGCCGGTACTACGACGAGAGTGGGCAGGAGCTGCCGGTGCGACGTGCCGGCGAAAGCCACCCGTACGATGGGGTGTCCGTCACGAACGATGGCTTCCGGTACTATCTGCCCCGGCAGTACCACGAAGAGCGCAACTCGGCCAGCGACACGCGGGACGGTTCGTTCGGGTACATCGATCCGTTCGGCATACGGCGCGTCGTGTACTACAACACCGGCCCGAACAAGGGCTTTGTGCATCGGAAGAACAATCGCTTCGTCGGGTTCGATGCGACACCGTATGATCCGCGGCCGGTAGTGTAG
- the LOC120894880 gene encoding uncharacterized protein LOC120894880: protein MSNSTASNSPNKKKKPLPYFMERTEEAALPSFQNRRTLADHVKDNMLCAGRKSYFQRIVYVGRHPKVTGMTLRDRFLKLIKELQECTVCEIKLFGLMINFDGYTVHMVESAEETVGEYLRTLAAADLFEESRVVLVYNNINQRLFRKLVWRVSDYLNELKRTELDQRDPNLTQGTINAFLVQVYQLCKMVREEELDERSAFKSLYLDENYEEHTPDIAVLEYLLGLKCLFTVPEYASFYGRLPDVSSFRDRVWPIPKDLTPYDVFETGKYDVNLTFGGK, encoded by the exons ATGTCCAACTCAACAGCGAGCAACAGCccgaacaagaagaagaaaccgcTGCCGTACTTTATGGAAAGGACGGAAGAGGCGGCCCTGCCCTCGTTCCAGAACCGGCGCACGCTGGCCGACCACGTCAAGGACAATATGCTGTGCGCGGGGCGGAAGAGTTATTTCCAGCGTATCGTGTACGTTGGCCGCCATCCAAAAGTGACGGGGATGACGCTGCGCGACCGCTTTCTGAAGCTCATCAAGGAGCTGCAGGAGTGTACGGTGTGCGAGATCAAGCTGTTCGGGCTGATGATTAACTTCGACGGGTACACGGTGCACATGGTGGAGAGTGCGGAGGAAACGGTCGGCGAGTATCTGCGCACGCTGGCGGCGGCCGACCTGTTCGAGGAGAGCCGGGTCGTGCTGGTgtacaacaacatcaaccagCGGCTCTTCCGCAAGCTCGTCTGGCGCGTGTCGGACTATCTGAACGAGCTGAAGCGCACCGAGCTGGACCAGCGGGACCCGAACCTGACGCAGGGCACCATCAACGCCTTCCTGGTGCAGGTGTACCAGCTGTGCAAGATGGTGCGGGAAGAGGAGCTGGATGAAA GATCCGCCTTTAAATCGCTCTATCTGGACGAAAACTACGAAGAGCACACGCCGGACATTGCGGTGCTGGAGTATCTGCTCGGCCTGAAGTGTCTGTTCACCGTGCCCGAGTACGCATCGTTCTACGGCCGGCTGCCGGACGTCAGCAGCTTCCGGGACCGCGTTTGGCCCATCCCGAAAGATCTCACGCCGTACGATGTGTTCGAGACGGGGAAATACGATGTGAACCTAACGTTCGGTGGGAAATAA
- the LOC120897187 gene encoding protein lethal(3)malignant blood neoplasm 1 has product METKVLIIILLLLTMVRAASKYYDGPIRPYEFGFNIEGHQHRKESKDKNGIIMGEFGFITADNVYHVTVYATDADGNFKIVSMKNYKLGPTTLPPPPPPPPSPPPPTTTTTPAPTTTSTTPQPFRIITTAKPIVPLTTPKPSSVATCSGCKIPEPPVPSTQPPLPETSTLYVPPFKIVNKNDLEPVGGGKATPGSMVTTTAGSVSGPAEPPPDVPQKLVESKGSKEGSERQQQGGGSGTSSAANATAGERSEQRKEPNRSKEQTSGERKAPKEDQPQSHSRSETPKKDGRGSTGTDKDDPMKLIEIHTANMIQHILNGLLYRFNYTAGYHGHHEQGDRQGNKEGGYYSIGRDGIRRGVSYKANEFGYQPHIKFEKVSPEETPREETEKQAGLKGFDFKWFYGS; this is encoded by the exons ATGGAGACTAAGGTTTTG ATAATCATCCTGCTGCTCTTAACGATGGTGCGTGCCGCGTCCAAATACTACGACGGTCCGATACGCCCGTACGAGTTCGGCTTCAACATCGAAGGACATCAGCACAGGAAGGAATCTAAAG ataAAAACGGAATCATTATGGGCGAGTTCGGGTTCATTACGGCCGATAATGTCTACCACGTCACGGTGTACGCGACCGATGCGGACGGCAACTTTAAGATTGTCAGCATGAAGAACTATAAACTCGGACCAACCACactgcctcctcctcctcctcctccaccatcgccaccaccacccaccaccaccactacaccCGCCCCAACGACTACCTCAACCACACCGCAACCGTTCCGCATAATCACCACCGCCAAACCGATCGTCCCGCTGACCACGCCGAAACCCTCCAGCGTGGCCACCTGCTCGGGATGCAAAATCCCGGAACCACCGGTACCGTCCACGCAGCCCCCGCTGCCCGAAACGAGCACCCTGTACGTGCCACCGTTTAAAATCGTCAACAAGAACGACCTTGAACCGGTGGGCGGAGGTAAAGCAACGCCCGGCTCAATGGTGACCACAACGGCCGGGTCGGTCAGCGGGCCGGCCGAGCCACCGCCCGATGTGCCCCAGAAGCTGGTCGAATCGAAGGGATCGAAGGAAGGGTCGGAGCGTCAGCAGCAGGGTGGAGGGTCGGGCACGAGCTCAGCTGCAAACGCTACTGCTGGGGAGCGGAGCGAACAGAGGAAAGAGCCGAACAGATCGAAGGAGCAAACGAGCGGCGAACGAAAAGCGccgaaag AAGATCAACCTCAATCACACTCCCGCTCGGAGACACCGAAAAAGGACGGCCGTGGGTCCACCGGCACCGATAAGGACGATCCGATGAAGCTGATCGAGATACACACTGCCAACATGATCCAGCACATCCTGAACGGGCTGCTGTATCGGTTCAACTACACCGCCGGCTACCACGGCCACCACGAGCAGGGCGACCGGCAGGGCAATAAGGAGGGCGGCTACTATTCGATCGGGCGGGACGGTATCCGGCGCGGCGTTAGCTATAAGGCGAACGAGTTTGGCTACCAGCCGCACATCAAGTTCGAAAAGGTCAGCCCGGAGGAGACGCCCCGCGAGGAGACGGAAAAGCAGGCGGGGTTGAAAGGGTTCGACTTTAAGTGGTTTTACGGTTCGTAA
- the LOC120897039 gene encoding uncharacterized protein K02A2.6-like, which produces MNPADATMDLPTEEEQRRASLGRPGFFNPAVMQQPGASQPHVPSVHEVAFHHQVSPNGHLYPPSQLGPASAPPVSAPSQFVQPPSQTGSAVVDNAVLLQTLKMMQQHMTQQQQLISKIMSQQTNQPAFTPNFNPEQATEALANSIMEFRFDPEAGITFRTWFSRYEELFNEDACRLSDAAKVRLLLRKLGAAEHDRYLSFILPLRSSEFSFKETIAKLAVLFDVQESLISKRYKCLQLTRKPEEDLLTYACRVNKSCVEFELSKLDEEQLKCLLFVCGLREERDVEVRTRLLAKIEDREQITLQQLSEECSRIAALKRDSAMIQENERQVLALHNNNKKEKFNNHTKAKNSSFQHRQFPRRNNVQRYDKQRPPARNTHPSRPCWLCGDRHWVQYCGYKSHKCQDCGRIGHREGHCNTANQKGKFRQSPSVETRIVTVNACAVAVNRKYVNVLINGKNARLQLDTGSDITIINRSLWQSLGKPPLNACEIRAKTVSGASLHLDGEFEGIVTVGEKTKAATIRVACVNLLLLGADIIDAFDLGSLPMNAYCGTVSTATPIAKQLETKFPSVFRGSGLCTKARIKVQVKENTQPTFCPKRPVAYAMQEAVNKELDRLEQLGVITPVDYSEWAAPIVVVRKANGTIRICGDYSTGLNSALRTHEYPLPLPEDIFAKLAGCKYFSTIDLSDAFLQVEVEEKYRSFLVINTHRGLYTYNRLPPGIKIAPAAFQQIIDTMLAGLNGVCGYMDDVIVGGKTEVEHDANLYKLLQRIESYEFTIRAEKCSFKMYQIPYLGHIIDHQGIKPNPEKIAAILNLPAPTDLSGVRSFLGAINYYGKFVPNMRELRYPLDMLLKKDGRFEWTLDCEKAFKKFKEILSSNLLLTHYDPRAKIVVSADASSIGVGATISHVFSDGSVKVIQHASRALTKAETGYSQIDREGLAIVYAVTKFHKMLFGRHFILQTDHRPLLRIFGSKKGIPIYTANRLQRFALTLQLYDFEMEYIQSDKFGNADVLSRLIQNHAKPEPEYVIASASLEEDLEAVVINAISSFPLTFRDVEIKTQSDPVLRQVYTHIKKGWPTNVSYGSELARYHDRRESLSAVNNCILFGERVVIPKLLQKQCLSQIHHGHPGIQRMKALARSYMYWPSMDRDITEWVNSCHACQAAAKSPPSTDKTSWPKSSAPWQRLHIDYAGPLKGEWYLILVDSFSKWPEIVQTSNTSSAATIAILRSIFARFGMPMTLVSDNGTQFCSIEFERFCKKSGIIHVRTAPYHPQSNGQAERFVDTFKRAMRKIEVDGYTVRESLDIFLQTYRSTPNACLEGSKSPAEIMLSRRPRIPLDLLTPLQNPPQISPTVEEREFCPNQNVYAKHYSQNGWRWITGTVLKRQGRVMYVVRTADGKIIRRHIHQLRRRTQEESSTVVQPRLPLDVLLEAWNLDRVQSPPAPAPSPPADLPLPSSISDHQTVPVLPPATSTQTFGKTTTARPRRLYQVQEPRRSSRNRRLPSRFDVYRIF; this is translated from the coding sequence ATGAACCCCGCTGATGCAACGATGGATTTACCGACGGAGGAGGAGCAGCGACGTGCATCCTTAGGCCGGCCGGGATTTTTCAACCCGGCGGTGATGCAGCAACCCGGAGCATCGCAGCCGCACGTTCCCTCCGTGCACGAAGTAGCGTTCCATCATCAGGTGTCCCCAAATGGGCACCTCTATCCGCCATCGCAATTGGGACCCGCATCAGCGCCGCCGGTATCAGCGCCATCGCAATTTGTGCAACCGCCATCGCAAACGGGCTCAGCTGTAGTGGATAACGCCGTACTCCTACAAACGCTGAAAATGATGCAGCAACACATgacccagcaacagcagcttaTTAGTAAAATAATGTCCCAGCAAACAAACCAGCCCGCATTTACGCCAAATTTCAATCCAGAGCAAGCAACGGAAGCATTAGCCAATTCGATTATGGAATTTCGGTTCGATCCTGAAGCTGGCATCACCTTCAGAACATGGTTTTCCCGGTACGAGGAGCTGTTCAACGAGGATGCTTGTCGGTTAAGTGATGCAGCAAAAGTGCGACTTCTTTTAAGGAAGCTAGGTGCAGCCGAGCATGATCGGTATTTGTCGTTTATCCTGCCCCTACGTTCAAGTGAATTTTCATTCAAGGAGACGATCGCGAAGCTCGCTGTGCTGTTCGACGTGCAGGAATCCTTGATAAGCAAAAGGTACAAGTGTTTGCAGCTTACAAGGAAACCTGAAGAGGATCTGCTTACCTACGCATGTCGGGTAAATAAATCATGCGTAGAGTTcgagctcagcaagctcgacGAGGAACAGCTAAAGTGCCTCTTATTCGTTTGTGGATTAAGAGAAGAACGAGACGTCGAAGTGCGAACCAGATTGTTGGCGAAAATCGAGGATCGAGAGCAGATTACGTTGCAGCAACTGTCAGAGGAATGTAGTCGCATTGCCGCGCTAAAAAGAGACAGCGCAATGATTCAAGAAAATGAACGGCAAGTACTCGCATTgcataacaataacaaaaaagaaaaatttaaCAATCATACTAAAGCTAAAAATTCGAGTTTTCAGCACCGGCAATTCCCCAGAAGAAATAATGTCCAAAGATATGATAAGCAGCGTCCTCCCGCACGGAACACCCATCCCAGTCGACCATGCTGGCTTTGTGGCGACAGACATTGGGTGCAATATTGTGGCTATAAATCGCACAAGTGCCAAGATTGCGGACGAATAGGACATCGGGAAGGCCACTGCAATACCGCGaaccaaaaaggaaaatttcgTCAGAGCCCATCGGTGGAGACACGTATCGTCACGGTGAATGCATGTGCCGTCGCGGTAAACCGTAAGTACGTTAACGTACtaataaatggaaaaaatgccAGGTTACAACTCGATACGGGGTCCGATATTACGATCATAAATAGATCTCTGTGGCAAAGCTTAGGCAAACCTCCTCTAAATGCATGCGAGATACGAGCAAAAACAGTTTCAGGGGCTAGCCTTCACTTAGACGGGGAATTCGAAGGAATTGTTACGGTtggagagaaaacaaaagcagctACCATCCGCGTAGCTTGCGTAAATCTCTTATTATTGGGTGCAGATATCATCGACGCATTTGATCTCGGATCGTTACCGATGAATGCATATTGTGGAACTGTTTCGACAGCGACACCAATTGCAAAACAATTAGAAACCAAGTTTCCCAGTGTTTTTAGGGGATCAGGCTTATGCACCAAGGCACGTATAAAAGTGCAAGTAAAAGAGAACACCCAACCAACCTTTTGTCCAAAGCGCCCAGTCGCTTATGCTATGCAAGAAGCTGTGAATAAGGAACTAGACAGATTAGAGCAACTTGGAGTTATTACGCCGGTAGACTATTCGGAATGGGCGGCTCCAATAGTGGTTGTTAGAAAGGCAAATGGAACTATAAGAATATGTGGAGACTACTCCACCGGCCTTAATTCAGCATTACGGACGCATGAATACCCTTTACCATTACCCGAAGACATTTTTGCCAAACTTGCCGGttgcaaatattttagcaCAATCGATCTATCGGATGCATTTCTTCAGGtggaagtagaagaaaaatacAGATCGTTTTTGGTAATAAATACACACCGTGGTTTGTACACATACAACCGATTACCACCAGGTATAAAGATTGCACCAGCCGCATTCCAGCAAATTATTGATACCATGCTAGCTGGATTGAATGGAGTGTGTGGTTATATGGATGATGTGATAGTAGGGGGTAAAACTGAGGTTGAACATGATGCTAATCTATACAAACTATTGCAACGGATCGAAAGCTACGAGTTTACAATACGCGCCGAGAAATGTTCTTTTAAAATGTACCAAATTCCATACCTAGGCCACATAATTGATCATCAAGGAATTAAACCAAATCCAGAAAAGATAGCGGCAATTCTCAACTTACCAGCACCAACCGATTTAAGTGGCGTAAGATCATTCTTAGGTGCCATTAATTACTATGGCAAGTTTGTGCCCAACATGCGCGAGTTAAGGTATCCTTTAGACATGCTCTTAAAAAAGGACGGAAGATTCGAGTGGACCCTTGATTGtgaaaaagcttttaaaaagTTTAAAGAAATTTTATCATCAAATTTGCTTCTCACACATTACGATCCCCGAGCCAAAATTGTTGTTTCTGCAGACGCCTCTTCTATAGGGGTCGGAGCAACCATTAGCCATGTTTTCTCTGATGGATCCGTTAAAGTAATACAGCACGCATCTAGAGCGCTAACCAAAGCAGAAACAGGTTACAGCCAAATCGATAGAGAGGGATTGGCCATAGTATACGCTGTAACCAAATTTCATAAAATGCTGTTTGGGAGACactttattttacaaacaGATCATAGACCACTGCTTAGAATATTTGGTTCAAAAAAGGGGATTCCGATCTATACAGCAAATCGTCTTCAAAGATTCGCGCTGACGCTACAGCTTTATGATTTTGAAATGGAATACATACAATCAGACAAGTTTGGAAATGCGGATGTCCTGTCTCGTCTTATACAAAATCATGCAAAGCCAGAGCCAGAATATGTGATCGCGAGCGCTAGCCTAGAAGAAGACTTGGAGGCAGTAGTTATCAATGCGATTAGTTCGTTCCCCCTCACGTTCAGAGACGTTGAGATAAAAACCCAGAGCGATCCCGTACTACGACAGGTTTACACACATATAAAAAAGGGCTGGCCAACAAACGTATCGTATGGATCAGAGCTTGCACGTTACCATGATAGAAGAGAGTCCTTGTCAGCAGTAAACAACTGTATCCTATTTGGAGAGAGGGTAGTGATCCCCAAACTGCTACAGAAACAATGCCTGAGTCAGATCCATCATGGTCATCCGGGGATTCAAAGGATGAAGGCCTTAGCTAGAAGCTACATGTACTGGCCATCTATGGATCGTGATATTACTGAATGGGTTAATTCGTGTCATGCCTGCCAGGCAGCCGCCAAATCACCTCCAAGCACCGATAAAACCAGCTGGCCAAAATCTTCAGCTCCTTGGCAACGCCTTCATATCGATTATGCTGGTCCATTAAAGGGAGAGTGGTATCTTATATTAGTGgattctttttcaaaatggcCGGAAATAGTTCAAACTAGCAACACGTCATCAGCGGCTACAATTGCTATTCTTCGTAGTATTTTCGCACGTTTTGGTATGCCGATGACGCTAGTGTCTGATAATGGGACACAATTCTGCAGTATTGAATTTGAACGATTTTGTAAGAAAAGCGGTATTATACACGTTAGAACGGCGCCTTACCATCCACAATCAAACGGCCAGGCAGAGCGATTTGTGGACACTTTTAAGCGAGCTATGAGGAAAATCGAAGTTGATGGTTACACGGTTCGGGAGAGTTTGGACATATTCTTACAAACTTACAGGTCTACCCCAAACGCTTGTCTGGAAGGATCAAAGTCTCCCGCGGAGATCATGTTGAGTAGACGCCCAAGAATACCGCTGGATTTATTAACACCATTACAAAACCCACCACAGATAAGCCCTACTGTAGAAGAAAGAGAATTTTGCCCTAATCAAAACGTTTATGCTAAACATTATTCCCAGAATGGATGGAGATGGATAACCGGTACGGTTCTGAAGCGACAAGGTAGAGTCATGTACGTGGTCAGGACGGCTGATGGAAAAATCATTCGACGGCATATTCATCAGCTACGTCGGCGAACGCAAGAAGAATCTTCAACAGTAGTTCAGCCTCGCTTACCTCTAGATGTTTTGCTTGAAGCTTGGAATTTGGATCGCGTACAAAGTCCACCTGCACCTGCACCGTCACCACCAGCAGACTTACCGTTACCTTCAAGCATCAGCGACCACCAAACGGTACCGGTGCTTCCTCCTGCTACGTCCACACAAACAtttggaaaaacaacaactgcacGTCCCAGAAGGCTGTATCAGGTACAGGAACCACGACGCTCTTCTCGCAATAGAAGATTGCCCAGTCGGTTCGATGTGTACCGTATATTTTAA